One window of Fusobacterium sp. SYSU M8D902 genomic DNA carries:
- a CDS encoding GntR family transcriptional regulator, whose amino-acid sequence MLNKINYPKKTPRCIAVYNKLFEMIKSGKFSEENRLPAEIELAKEMSVSRSTLRQALELLQEDGIIKSIQGKGSFIVKERIKVEDGLELLKNPIYSVVTQEITEVEFEFRIEPGNDYTTEIFGKQISIVIFADRWFKIDGEIVAYTISVIPAETVLAGKIDLNDKEKFLNYLNEEIYKVAKSSILKVSFSEIGNISSVKYRLSKDNRCHLLSETLYGKDGAPIMFNKHYIPLESGELIIYRK is encoded by the coding sequence ATGTTGAATAAAATAAATTATCCTAAAAAAACACCTAGGTGTATAGCAGTTTATAATAAACTTTTTGAAATGATAAAATCTGGGAAATTTTCAGAGGAGAATAGATTACCAGCTGAAATTGAGTTAGCTAAAGAGATGAGTGTAAGTCGTTCAACTTTAAGACAGGCATTGGAATTATTACAAGAGGATGGGATTATTAAATCTATTCAAGGAAAGGGAAGCTTTATAGTAAAAGAGAGAATAAAAGTAGAAGATGGCTTGGAGTTACTAAAGAATCCTATCTATTCTGTTGTTACACAAGAGATTACAGAGGTGGAGTTTGAGTTTAGAATTGAGCCAGGAAATGATTATACAACAGAGATATTTGGTAAACAGATATCAATAGTTATATTTGCAGATAGATGGTTTAAGATAGATGGAGAGATTGTGGCCTATACTATTTCAGTAATTCCAGCTGAAACAGTACTAGCTGGAAAGATTGATTTGAATGATAAGGAGAAATTTTTAAATTATCTCAATGAAGAGATTTACAAGGTTGCTAAAAGTTCTATATTGAAGGTAAGTTTTTCAGAGATTGGAAATATTTCATCAGTTAAATATAGACTGTCAAAGGATAATAGATGTCATCTTTTATCTGAAACACTCTATGGAAAAGATGGAGCTCCCATAATGTTTAATAAGCACTACATTCCTTTGGAGAGTGGAGAGCTTATAATCTATCGAAAGTAA
- a CDS encoding aminoacyl-histidine dipeptidase: MRKLDGLKPERVFYHFEEISKIPRESYNEKEISDYLVEFGKKLNLETYQDKFYNVILRKKPAPGYENAPSIILQGHMDMVCEKENDSNHNFKTDPIQLIVEGNILKANKTTLGGDNGIALAMGMALLEDDSIKCQVELLVTTSEEVDLNGALSLEPGLLQGDMLINLDSEDEGVVTVGSAGGIELDINLPISKYEVKDSTIYTITLDKLQGGHSGTEINQNRGNANKIMGELLSQLEKVDNFDFIEISGGSKDNAIPRSAKSIIASNSNTLEKNILAITKNISDKYTTHEPNMDFQLEIAPIDKISAISQEDFHKYIEAIEKLPTGVNTWMKEYPEIVESSDNLAIVNTLDRSINIIISLRSSEPLVLNQLKEKITTVLDEVGANFEFSAGYPEWRFRAESKLRDKALEVYKKLYNSEMKVEVIHAGLECGALSQNYPNIDFISIGPNLRDVHTPGEYLEIDSTERVYNYVLELIKSMY, encoded by the coding sequence ATGAGAAAACTAGACGGTTTAAAACCTGAGAGAGTCTTTTACCATTTTGAAGAGATTTCAAAAATACCTAGAGAATCATATAACGAAAAAGAAATTAGTGATTATCTAGTTGAATTTGGTAAAAAATTGAATTTAGAAACATACCAAGATAAATTTTATAACGTTATCCTTAGAAAAAAACCTGCTCCTGGTTATGAAAATGCTCCTAGTATAATACTTCAAGGACATATGGATATGGTGTGTGAAAAGGAGAATGATAGTAACCATAATTTTAAAACAGATCCTATCCAATTAATTGTCGAGGGAAATATTCTAAAAGCCAACAAAACAACACTTGGTGGAGATAATGGAATTGCTCTTGCTATGGGTATGGCTCTACTAGAGGACGACTCTATAAAATGTCAAGTTGAACTATTGGTAACTACTTCTGAAGAGGTTGATTTGAACGGTGCCCTATCTCTTGAACCTGGACTTTTACAAGGAGATATGTTAATAAACTTAGACTCAGAAGATGAGGGAGTGGTTACAGTTGGTTCAGCTGGTGGAATTGAGTTAGATATCAATCTTCCTATCTCAAAATATGAAGTAAAAGATTCTACAATCTACACTATCACATTGGATAAACTACAAGGTGGGCACTCTGGGACTGAGATAAACCAAAATAGAGGAAATGCTAACAAAATAATGGGAGAGCTTCTTTCACAATTAGAAAAAGTTGATAACTTTGATTTTATTGAAATCTCTGGTGGTAGTAAGGACAATGCTATTCCTAGAAGTGCAAAGAGTATAATAGCATCTAATAGTAACACTCTCGAAAAAAATATATTAGCAATTACTAAAAATATTAGTGACAAATACACAACTCATGAACCTAATATGGATTTCCAACTAGAAATAGCTCCTATTGATAAGATTTCAGCTATATCTCAAGAGGATTTCCATAAATATATTGAGGCTATTGAAAAACTGCCTACTGGTGTTAATACTTGGATGAAAGAGTATCCAGAGATCGTTGAATCTTCTGATAACTTAGCTATTGTAAATACTTTAGATAGATCTATCAATATTATTATCTCTTTAAGAAGTTCTGAACCTCTTGTTCTTAACCAATTAAAAGAGAAGATAACTACTGTCCTAGATGAAGTTGGAGCTAATTTTGAATTTTCTGCTGGTTATCCTGAGTGGAGATTTAGAGCAGAATCAAAACTAAGAGATAAAGCTTTAGAAGTGTATAAAAAACTTTATAACAGTGAAATGAAAGTGGAGGTAATTCACGCAGGACTTGAGTGTGGAGCTCTTTCACAAAACTATCCTAATATTGACTTTATAAGCATTGGACCTAACTTGAGAGATGTTCATACTCCTGGTGAATATCTAGAGATTGATTCTACTGAAAGAGTCTATAACTACGTTCTTGAGCTTATAAAATCTATGTACTAA
- a CDS encoding YfcC family protein, producing MTLGQKKKREFPTAFTVLFVILIFAAILTYIVPSGKFSRLTYDDATREFVITDHNDETKVVPATQSVLDNFNIQLDLSKFEDGSIKKPIAIPGTYVQIEQQPQGLVEVIKSPILGTMDSVDIMIFVLILGGVIGLVNKVGAFDAGIGALSKKTKGKEFILVILVFALTTFGGTTFGLAEETIAFYPILMPIFLISGFDAITCIAAIYMGSSIGTMFSTVNPFSVVIASNAAGISFTNGLVFRVIVLIVGSIITLAYMYWYTVKVKNDPTNSLVYDENEAIKERFLGDYNPDVVIEFTLRRKLIILVFTLAFIILVWGVAFGGWWFEEMSALFLGVAIVIMFLSGLSEKDSVNTFVDGAAELIGVVLTIGLARAINIIMDNGMISDTLLNYSINMVSGMSGSMFALAQLGVFSFLGFFIPSSSGLAVLTMPIMAPLADSVGLSRDVVINAYNWGQGLMSFITPTGLILVTLEMAGTTFNKWWKYIAPLMGIMAIYSIVALIISTFI from the coding sequence ATTACTTTGGGTCAAAAGAAAAAACGTGAATTTCCCACAGCCTTTACAGTACTATTTGTCATCTTAATTTTTGCAGCTATTCTTACTTATATCGTACCATCTGGTAAGTTTTCTAGACTTACATATGATGATGCTACAAGAGAGTTTGTTATAACTGATCACAATGATGAAACAAAAGTTGTTCCTGCTACACAGAGTGTGCTAGATAACTTTAATATTCAATTGGATCTATCTAAATTTGAAGATGGATCAATTAAAAAACCTATTGCTATCCCTGGAACATATGTTCAGATTGAGCAACAGCCTCAAGGTTTAGTAGAGGTTATCAAATCACCTATTTTAGGTACAATGGATTCTGTTGATATTATGATCTTTGTATTGATCTTAGGTGGAGTTATTGGACTTGTTAATAAAGTTGGAGCCTTTGATGCTGGAATAGGAGCTCTTTCTAAGAAAACAAAAGGAAAGGAATTTATCTTAGTTATACTAGTATTTGCTCTAACTACTTTTGGTGGAACTACCTTTGGTCTAGCAGAGGAGACTATAGCTTTCTATCCTATTTTGATGCCTATTTTCCTAATTAGTGGTTTTGATGCTATCACTTGTATAGCAGCTATTTATATGGGATCATCAATTGGAACTATGTTCTCTACTGTCAATCCATTTTCAGTAGTTATTGCATCTAATGCTGCTGGAATAAGCTTCACTAATGGTTTAGTATTTAGAGTTATTGTATTGATTGTTGGTTCTATTATAACTTTAGCTTATATGTATTGGTATACAGTTAAGGTAAAAAATGATCCTACTAACTCACTTGTTTATGATGAAAACGAAGCTATAAAAGAGCGTTTCTTAGGAGACTACAACCCAGATGTTGTAATTGAGTTTACTTTGAGAAGAAAATTGATAATACTTGTATTTACTCTTGCATTCATTATTTTAGTTTGGGGAGTTGCCTTTGGTGGTTGGTGGTTCGAAGAGATGTCAGCTCTATTCCTTGGAGTTGCTATCGTAATCATGTTCCTATCTGGTCTTTCTGAAAAAGATTCTGTTAATACATTTGTTGACGGAGCAGCTGAATTGATTGGGGTAGTTCTTACAATTGGACTTGCTAGAGCTATCAATATAATAATGGATAATGGAATGATCTCTGACACTCTACTAAACTACTCTATAAATATGGTTAGTGGAATGAGTGGTTCTATGTTTGCACTTGCACAACTTGGAGTATTCTCATTCTTAGGTTTCTTCATTCCATCATCATCAGGACTTGCTGTACTTACAATGCCTATAATGGCTCCTCTTGCTGACAGTGTTGGTCTATCTAGAGATGTTGTTATCAATGCTTACAACTGGGGTCAAGGATTGATGTCTTTTATCACTCCAACAGGTCTTATACTTGTTACACTTGAGATGGCAGGAACTACATTTAATAAGTGGTGGAAATACATAGCTCCATTGATGGGAATTATGGCTATCTACTCCATAGTTGCACTTATTATTTCAACTTTTATATAA